GTGCAGCAGACGGATCGGCAATATCCGCCAGCGCCTTCTGGCACTCCGCCGTCGGCTGATTCACCTTGCTCAGCGTCAGCTTATCGTAGTGCAGCACGCTGCCTTCCAGCTCCAGCGGCATCACCCGCGACTGCGTGTTCACATTCACCCAGTCGCCGTCCAGCAGAGTGGTCTTGCCCGGTTTGGCAATCACCCGCTGCCACTGACGGCAGTCAAGCGTATCGCCCGCGGCGGTAATAATCAGACTGGCGCGCGCTTCCGGGCTGACCAGCCCTTTTTGCGGCCCCATGGTCTGCCAGTTGCCCACCAGCGAATCCGGCGGCGGCGTTTTCACCGCGCTGCTGTACCCTTCCAGCTGTGCACAACCGCTCAGCGCGCTGACGGCCAGGCCTGCAATAATCCAGTTTTTCATGTTTTTCCCTGCTTTATGAATCACGCGCTACGTTATAATTATTTCCCGCTGCGCCGCAAGCCCGATCGGCTGTTCACAACGGATTTCTGCCCTTTTCGCCCGAACTGCGCCTGCGCGCAACCTTCCCTTTCCCCACTTTCGCCGTGTACACTGGCGTCCGAATTTACCAGGCAGGATCGCTATGAAAACCGTTGAAGAATATTACGCCATTGCCAAAGATCTGTTTCTTGAGGCACATCCGGAGCTGAAGTCAGGCATTGAGAATCTCACCGCTGAACAGGCGGCCAGCGTCGGCATGAGCGTGGAGCAGCTTCAGGCGCTGCAAAAAGACCGTGCCTATGCCGCCTACGTGCGCGAAAAGAAACTGGACGGCGTTTTGTTTGCGATCCAGCTGGCAGAGCCGGATAAAGCGGTGATGGTGGAAGCGATTGAAGCCTATCTGCGCACGCACGCGGAGGCGTTGGGTTTAAGCTGGGAAGAGTTTTGTATTCAGAACGAACTGTAATGGCAGGATCCTCCCGAACAGGCGCGTCAACTCGCCCGTTCGGGGACCATAGCGTTTAACCGGCCAGGCGGGCACCTGACGTCGACGCCAGCTCATCCTCGCGGAATGCTTCTCGCCTTACGCTAAAGCCATCGTACCAACGGCATTCAACCATACCGCTGGCAACACCCGTCACGATCATCACGGGTCCACCCTCCTTGTGCTGCACTTCATTACTGATTATAAACATCACAAAGCACCTCCCTTCCGGTTTAAAAGACAGAATAGTTATAGCATCTTGTTGATTTCGATGCTGTTAACTGGAGGTAAACAAATTGTTAAATGCAAATAAGCAGTTAAAAACTCGATAAATAAAAAAAACGCATAAGTTTTGCAGATTTCGTTTATGTGAACTGGTTCTCACTTATACTCAGATTTTGCAACCTTCACAGTCGGCTTCATCGCCCAGATCGGCAGGAACTTCTGCTGCTTTTTTCTCTGCGTTGGCTTCCGCCTGTTCCAGCTGCGCATCAATATCAAATTCAAAAATATCGTCTTTCATCACATTGCTCCCACATTGGTAAAAAAAACGGACCCGCCGGGCGGATCCGCAAGCCGCACGTTATACCGATTAGCCGCGCACTCTGGCAACCAAATTTACCAGCGACAGCACAATCGACCCCACGATAAACCCAATCACCAGGTTGGCGCCGTTGGACGCCAGCGCGGCAACCACCGCGCCAAAGTCCGCGCTGAATCCTTCAATGGCATGATGCAGGAACGGCACGCCGTGAACGATGATGCCGCCGCCGACCAGGAACATCGCCACCGTT
The sequence above is a segment of the Erwinia sp. SLM-02 genome. Coding sequences within it:
- the yedD gene encoding lipoprotein YedD translates to MKNWIIAGLAVSALSGCAQLEGYSSAVKTPPPDSLVGNWQTMGPQKGLVSPEARASLIITAAGDTLDCRQWQRVIAKPGKTTLLDGDWVNVNTQSRVMPLELEGSVLHYDKLTLSKVNQPTAECQKALADIADPSAAQAAGEPTAAKSGKHYSGVFNRAN
- a CDS encoding DUF6388 family protein, with product MKTVEEYYAIAKDLFLEAHPELKSGIENLTAEQAASVGMSVEQLQALQKDRAYAAYVREKKLDGVLFAIQLAEPDKAVMVEAIEAYLRTHAEALGLSWEEFCIQNEL
- a CDS encoding YodC family protein, whose amino-acid sequence is MFIISNEVQHKEGGPVMIVTGVASGMVECRWYDGFSVRREAFREDELASTSGARLAG